One window from the genome of Dermacentor silvarum isolate Dsil-2018 chromosome 7, BIME_Dsil_1.4, whole genome shotgun sequence encodes:
- the LOC119457553 gene encoding probable RNA-binding protein EIF1AD, which yields MSQTTKIKHVTKEVLEDYVLPKENQQIVRVLCGRGNNLHEVEEPSGNTYLVSMPVKFRKNIWIKRGDFVIVEPIEEGDKVKAEIEHILYRDQIKYIKEEGLWPKAFDSDNGKGDGNNTSPKDSDDEDNDLFVNTNRPNVVYEESDSSSTESEDEE from the exons ATGTCGCAGACAACGAAAATCAAACACGTCACCAAGGAGGTTCTGGAGGACTATGTTCTCCCCAAGGAAAACCAGCAGATCGTCCGG gTGCTTTGTGGCAGGGGAAACAACCTGCACGAAGTTGAAGAACCATCCGGCAACACTTACCTGGTGAGCATGCCGGTGAAGTTTAGAAAGAACATATGGATCAAGCGAG GTGACTTTGTCATTGTCGAACCCATCGAGGAAGGAGACAAGGTCAAGGCTGAGATCGAGCATATCTTGTACCGTGACCAGATAAAGTACATCAAGGAGGAGGGCCTGTG GCCAAAGGCGTTCGACAGTGACAATGGCAAAGGTGATGGCAACAACACCAGCCCCAAAGACAGTGACGATGAAGATAACGACCTCTTTGTCAACACAAACCGTCCCAACGTTGTCTACGAAGAAAGTGATTCCTCATCCACAGAAAGTGAAGATGAAGAGTAA
- the LOC119457547 gene encoding spermatogenesis-defective protein 39 homolog, giving the protein MNSSRSGNASAFWLEDTSSLQEAARLSAQVKQDADFGPDPFKPSTIDDSIEQTVQSKNKKEVNADDDYWHKSAHAAFNFDDDLDDDGRRNVQSNKRTQSSGNNAKKFSFDESNRVTAEACGITLPSLGSNLRRAGLEDVLQKHAERLRIGHDVPSKGLKSTNTPEETVRNIVIGQPYFLGQHRSKEDKIALLNEAVRVQDGNAIIAVLLFLKQTLKQSLFNQELMQRPRAVSHYVSHLRAVQDNSQLMDVLGMLGRAEDAAMVKYKLAVETPEAATRLRNLQSCYKSHFQSDPSLEMQAELVREELKLLEMQLIIEEQDSKAEKEGQNILMQEFPRKAPVVGTSLVTTLYYCCLYHYNVSNSHIASPSQMKALFNLTEKQFVWTALAALAQIKHWKEIDNLFQGKSWLGKSKMRCCIGFDKAVEILAKAHAPPEVFERYLQMVDDSEKRLTLAKAHKCHNVVIETLVYLRDRQRLLRYKNEVPPQSVAFFEIERLLNGTVVKWKN; this is encoded by the exons ATGAACAGCAGTCGCAGTGGAAACGCCTCTGCCTTCTGGCTTGAAGACACGTCGTCACTG CAAGAAGCAGCCCGGCTATCAGCCCAAGTCAAGCAAGATGCAGACTTTGGACCTGATCCTTTCAAGCCATCCACCATCGACGACTCCATTGAGCAAACAGTGCAGTCGAAAAATAA AAAGGAGGTGAATGCCGACGATGACTACTGGCACAAATCTGCTCATGCTGCATTCAACTTTGACGATGACTTG GATGACGACGGGAGAAGGAATGTGCAGTCCAACAAGAGAACACAGTCTTCCGGCAACAATGCGAAGAAATTTAGCTTCGACGAATCaaaccgggtcactgcggaagcCTGTG GCATCACTCTACCCTCCCTTGGCTCAAACTTGAGGCGTGCAGGCCTGGAAGACGTACTACAGAAGCACGCCGAAAGGTTGAGAATCGGACACGAT GTTCCTTCAAAAGGTCTGAAAAGTACAAACACCCCAGAGGAGACAGTGAGAAACATTGTGATAGGCCAG CCATACTTCCTTGGTCAGCATCGTTCAAAAGAAGACAAGATTGCTCTGCTGAATGAGGCGGTGCGTGTCCAAGATGGAAACGCCATAATTGCT GTCTTGCTATTTCTGAAGCAAACCCTGAAGCAGTCGCTCTTCAACCAAGAGCTGATGCAGAGACCGAGGGCCGTGTCCCACTACGTCAGTCACCTTCGTGCTGTGCAGGACAACAGCCAGTTGATGGATGTTCTGGG TATGCTTGGCAGAGCCGAGGACGCCGCC ATGGTCAAGTACAAGCTTGCTGTGGAAACACCAGAGGCTGCAACAAGGCTTCGAAACCTGCAGTCCTGTTACAA ATCCCACTTCCAGTCCGACCCCTCGCTCGAGATGCAGGCTGAACTGGTCAGAGAAGAATTGAAACTTCTCGAAATGCAACTCATCATAGAG GAACAAGACTCAAAAGCGGAAAAAGAAGGTCAGAACATACTTATGCAAGAGTTTCCACGCAAGGCTCCCGTAGTTGGGACGTCCCTGGTCACAACACTTTACTACTGCTGTCTCTACCATTACAATGTCTCGAAC AGCCATATTGCCAGTCCAAGCCAGATGAAGGCTCTCTTCAAT CTGACCGAGAAACAATTTGTCTGGACTGCTTTGGCAGCGTTAGCACAGATAAAGCATTGGAAAGAAATTGACAACCTGTTTCAAGGCAAG TCGTGGCTTGGCAAGTCGAAAATGCGATGCTGCATCGGCTTCGACAAGGCCGTTGAAATCCTGGCCAAGGCGCACGCCCCACCTGAA GTGTTCGAGAGGTACCTCCAGATGGTTGACGATTCAGAAAAGAGACTAACATTGGCCAAGGCACACAAGTGTCACAACGTTGTCATTGAG
- the LOC119457549 gene encoding barrier-to-autointegration factor, with product MSSTSQKHRNFVSEPMGEKAVTDLAGIGEVLGKRLEQKGFDKAYVVLGQFLVLKKNKDIFVDWMKDICGANNKQATDCYQCLYDWCDEFL from the exons ATGTCGTCGACATCACAAAAACACCGCAACTTTGTCTCCGAGCCGATGGGAGAGAAGGCGGTTACAGACCTTGCTGGCATCGGCGAGGTCCTTGGCAAGCGCCTAGAACAGAAAGGCTTTGACAAA GCCTACGTTGTCCTTGGGCAATTCCTAGTGCTCAAGAAAAACAAGGACATCTTTGTGGATTGGATGAAAGACATCTGTGGTGCCAACAACAAGCAAGCGACCGACTGCTACCAATGTTTATACGACTGGTGTGATGAGTTCTTGTGA